Proteins encoded in a region of the Triticum dicoccoides isolate Atlit2015 ecotype Zavitan chromosome 3A, WEW_v2.0, whole genome shotgun sequence genome:
- the LOC119268826 gene encoding 30S ribosomal protein S7, chloroplastic-like, whose protein sequence is MSRRGTAEKRTAKSDPIFRNRLVNMVVNRILKDEKKSLAYQILYRAVKKIQQKTETNPLLVLRQAIRRVTPNIGVKTRRNKKGSTRKVPIEIGSKQGRALAIRWLLEASQKRPGQNMAFKLSSELVDAAKGSGGAIHKKEATHRMAEANRALAHFR, encoded by the coding sequence ATGTCACGTCGAGGTACTGCAGAAAAAAGAACTGCAAAATCTGATCCAATTTTTCGTAATCGATTAGTTAACATGGTGGTTAACCGTATTCTGAAAGACGAAAAAAAATCATTGGCTTATCAAATTCTCTATCGAGCCGTGAAAAAGATTCAACAAAAGACAGAAACAAATCCACTATTGGTTTTACGTCAAGCaatacgtagagtaactcccaatatAGGAGTAAAAACAAGACGTAATAAAAAAGGATCGACGCGGAAAGTTCCGATTGAAATAGGATCtaaacaaggaagagcacttgcCATTCGTTGGTTATTAGAAGCATCCCAAAAGCGTCCGGGTCAAAATATGGCTTTCAAATTAAGTTCCGAATTAGTAGATGCTGCCAAAGGGAGTGGGGGTGCCATACACAAAAAGGAAGCGACTCATAGAATGGCAGAGGCAAATAGAGCTCTTGCACATTTTCGTTAA